In Pseudobacter ginsenosidimutans, the following are encoded in one genomic region:
- the rpmI gene encoding 50S ribosomal protein L35: MPKVKTNSSAKKRFKVTGTGKITHQKSFKRHILTKKSNKRKRALRKDGVVHKSNLDFVQRLLRLK, translated from the coding sequence ATGCCAAAGGTTAAAACCAACTCCAGTGCTAAAAAGAGGTTTAAAGTTACCGGCACCGGAAAGATCACGCATCAGAAGTCTTTCAAACGTCACATCCTGACAAAAAAATCTAACAAGCGTAAACGCGCTCTCCGTAAAGACGGCGTAGTTCACAAATCCAATTTAGATTTTGTACAGCGTCTGCTGCGTCTGAAATAA
- the rplT gene encoding 50S ribosomal protein L20, protein MPRSVNAVASRARRKRILKAAKGYYGKRKNVYTVAKNVMEKGLQYKYVGRKLKKREYRALWIARINAAVREEGLTYSEFIYKLNQKGITLDRKILADLAMNEPATFKNIVASVK, encoded by the coding sequence ATGCCACGTTCAGTAAATGCCGTAGCAAGCAGGGCACGCCGCAAACGGATCCTGAAAGCCGCAAAAGGTTACTACGGTAAACGTAAAAATGTATACACCGTTGCGAAAAACGTAATGGAAAAAGGCCTCCAGTATAAATATGTTGGCCGCAAACTGAAGAAAAGAGAATACCGCGCGCTGTGGATCGCACGTATCAACGCCGCTGTAAGAGAAGAAGGACTGACCTATTCCGAGTTCATCTACAAGCTGAACCAGAAAGGTATCACCCTCGATCGTAAGATCCTGGCTGATCTGGCTATGAACGAGCCTGCAACTTTCAAGAACATCGTCGCTTCCGTGAAATAA
- a CDS encoding type III PLP-dependent enzyme domain-containing protein has translation MNNSYTDLIKQTFNWPQEGIDVKDGNLYFNGLDLNALIDKYGTPLKLSYLPKIGNQINKAKKMFANAMKKHRYEGKYNYCYCTKSSHFSFVVEEALKHDIHLETSYAYDIEIIKRLYARKKINKETFIICNGYKQKTYTTRIAQLLNTGFKNVIPVLDNKDELQQYKKSVKVPFKLGIRIAAEEEPTFPFYTSRLGFRARDVLEFYVDKIEGNEDRFQLKMLHIFLNKGIKDDIYYWSELNKVINLYCQLKKICPELDSINIGGGFPIKHSLGFEYDYQFMINEIVGNIKKACKKNNVPMPNIFTEFGSYTVGESMAHIYSVIGEKIQNDREIWYMIDSSFITTLPDTWGIGEKFLMLPVNKWDQEYQRVVLGGITCDSHDYYDSEEHVNEVFLPKTNGAEPLRVGFFHTGAYQDQISGYGGIKHCLIPSPKHVIVGYDKNGKLVDWLHAKEQSAQAMLKILGY, from the coding sequence ATGAACAACTCTTATACCGACCTGATAAAGCAGACTTTCAACTGGCCCCAGGAAGGTATAGATGTTAAAGACGGCAATCTCTATTTCAATGGCCTCGATCTAAACGCTTTGATCGATAAGTATGGCACGCCGCTCAAGCTCAGCTATCTACCCAAAATTGGTAACCAGATCAACAAGGCGAAAAAGATGTTTGCCAATGCTATGAAAAAGCATCGTTATGAAGGCAAATACAACTATTGCTATTGTACCAAGAGTTCCCATTTCTCCTTTGTGGTAGAGGAAGCACTGAAGCATGATATCCATCTCGAAACCTCGTACGCCTACGATATCGAGATCATCAAAAGATTGTACGCCCGCAAAAAGATCAACAAGGAAACATTCATCATCTGCAACGGTTACAAGCAAAAGACCTATACCACGCGTATAGCCCAGCTGCTCAATACCGGGTTCAAGAATGTGATCCCTGTGCTGGACAACAAGGATGAATTGCAGCAGTACAAGAAGTCTGTGAAAGTGCCTTTCAAGCTCGGTATCCGTATCGCGGCAGAAGAAGAGCCCACTTTCCCCTTCTACACATCCCGCCTCGGCTTCAGGGCCCGCGATGTACTGGAGTTCTATGTAGATAAGATCGAAGGAAACGAAGACCGCTTCCAGCTCAAGATGCTCCATATCTTCCTGAACAAGGGGATCAAGGACGATATCTATTACTGGAGTGAGCTCAATAAAGTGATCAACCTGTACTGTCAGCTCAAAAAGATCTGTCCCGAACTGGATTCCATCAATATCGGCGGCGGATTCCCCATCAAGCACTCGCTGGGATTTGAGTATGACTACCAGTTCATGATCAATGAAATTGTAGGTAATATCAAAAAGGCCTGCAAGAAGAACAATGTACCCATGCCCAATATCTTCACCGAGTTCGGCAGCTATACCGTTGGTGAGAGCATGGCGCATATCTACAGCGTGATAGGGGAGAAGATCCAGAATGATCGTGAGATCTGGTATATGATCGACTCTTCTTTCATCACTACACTGCCTGATACCTGGGGTATCGGAGAGAAATTCCTGATGTTGCCCGTGAACAAATGGGACCAGGAATACCAGCGGGTAGTGCTTGGAGGTATCACTTGCGACAGTCATGATTACTACGATTCAGAAGAGCACGTGAATGAAGTGTTCCTGCCCAAGACAAACGGGGCGGAACCACTGCGCGTAGGCTTCTTCCATACCGGTGCTTACCAGGACCAGATCAGCGGATATGGTGGTATCAAGCACTGCCTCATCCCTTCACCCAAGCACGTGATTGTGGGATACGATAAAAATGGAAAGCTCGTAGACTGGCTGCATGCCAAGGAGCAAAGCGCTCAGGCTATGCTGAAGATACTCGGATACTAA
- a CDS encoding nuclear transport factor 2 family protein codes for MDRIVLLLTIMLLYLVDVSAQNKAEDSVKQTVNNLFEGMKAGDGAKVKAAFADSALLQTIVVKEGTVSIRNLQPSAFSDFVSKQKAGAADERIEFGTIRIDDNLASVWTPYKFFYNGKFSHCGVNSFQLIRLNGEWKIQYLIDTRRKDGCE; via the coding sequence ATGGATCGAATTGTATTACTATTAACAATCATGCTGTTGTACCTGGTTGACGTAAGTGCGCAGAATAAAGCAGAGGATTCAGTGAAGCAGACCGTGAACAATTTATTTGAAGGAATGAAGGCCGGCGACGGCGCAAAAGTGAAAGCCGCTTTTGCAGACAGCGCCCTGTTGCAAACCATCGTGGTAAAGGAAGGTACAGTTTCGATCCGTAATCTGCAGCCTTCCGCTTTCTCGGATTTTGTCAGCAAACAAAAGGCCGGCGCTGCGGATGAACGCATCGAATTTGGAACGATAAGAATCGACGATAACCTTGCCAGTGTATGGACGCCGTATAAATTCTTTTACAATGGAAAGTTCAGTCATTGCGGCGTAAACTCATTTCAGCTCATCAGGCTGAACGGAGAATGGAAAATACAATACCTGATCGATACAAGAAGAAAGGACGGCTGCGAATAG
- a CDS encoding Hsp20/alpha crystallin family protein — MTLVKLNNRPVANSVFDEFFNHFPTQWKDSFHFPPVNVLESPNAFDIELSAAGLSKEDFKINLEDGQLTISYEKKEEKKSEDQKVIRKEFSQRSFKRSFNLDEQVDVENIVAKYENGVLKLHLPKKEAAKPATKQINIQ, encoded by the coding sequence ATGACACTTGTAAAATTGAACAACAGACCCGTAGCCAATTCAGTATTTGATGAGTTCTTCAACCATTTCCCTACTCAGTGGAAAGACAGTTTCCATTTTCCTCCGGTGAATGTGCTTGAGTCTCCGAATGCATTTGATATCGAGCTCAGCGCTGCCGGTCTTTCCAAGGAAGACTTCAAAATTAACCTCGAAGATGGCCAGCTGACCATTTCTTACGAGAAGAAAGAAGAAAAGAAATCAGAAGATCAGAAAGTGATCAGGAAAGAATTCAGCCAGCGTAGTTTCAAACGCAGCTTTAACCTGGATGAGCAGGTGGATGTTGAGAACATCGTTGCAAAATACGAAAATGGCGTCCTGAAATTACATCTGCCCAAGAAGGAAGCAGCTAAACCTGCCACCAAACAGATTAATATTCAGTAA
- a CDS encoding BrxA/BrxB family bacilliredoxin: MYPAEIVIPMKEELTENGFSELLTPQEVDVQLQKDGTTLVMINSVCGCSAGSARPGVLMAVANSAKKPTHLATSFAGFDVDAVKKLREHLLPYPPSSPAIALFKNGELVHFIERHQIEGRPAQMIAHNLIAAFDQYC; encoded by the coding sequence ATGTATCCCGCAGAAATAGTTATTCCGATGAAAGAAGAGCTGACTGAGAATGGATTTTCAGAGCTCCTTACCCCTCAGGAGGTAGATGTGCAATTGCAGAAAGATGGCACCACACTGGTTATGATCAATTCAGTTTGTGGTTGCTCAGCTGGCTCAGCCCGTCCGGGAGTGCTGATGGCAGTAGCCAATTCAGCCAAGAAACCCACGCATCTGGCCACCAGCTTTGCAGGTTTTGATGTGGATGCAGTAAAGAAACTGCGTGAGCACCTGTTGCCTTATCCTCCTTCTTCACCAGCTATCGCGCTGTTCAAGAATGGAGAACTGGTACATTTCATAGAAAGACACCAGATCGAGGGCCGTCCCGCTCAAATGATCGCGCACAACCTGATTGCTGCGTTTGATCAGTACTGTTAA
- a CDS encoding prolipoprotein diacylglyceryl transferase, protein MYPNLYYAFKDIFGLNLPGLRFVNSFGFFVALAFLAAAWVLTQELKRKERAGLLTGKEVKITVGKSASLAELLLNFILGFILGYKIIGLFLADNEQSADPQAFIFSGEGNLPVGLALGILFAGLKWWEKNKQKLEKPEERTIRIWPHDRVGDLVIYAAFFGFLGAKIFHNLENWNDFVKNPIEALLSFSGLTFYGGLICAAAAIYYYAKKHNIGFKHLADAAAPGLLLAYAVGRIGCQVAGDGDWGILNSAYVTGPDSKAVLADTSTFKQALESNSNFYLKTFKSVGVTSIDQVPHTSAVAPSWLPDWMVAYSYPHNVINEGVTIPGCVDEQYCSHLPVPVFPTPFYETVVCLIFFFLLWAFRKRLSAPGSMFAVYLIVNGIERFLVEKIRVNTKYDFGWIHPTQAELISTGLVIAGLALYFYVNRKKKATA, encoded by the coding sequence ATGTATCCTAACCTTTACTATGCGTTCAAAGACATATTTGGGCTTAATCTTCCCGGTCTCAGGTTCGTCAACTCGTTTGGCTTCTTTGTAGCCCTGGCTTTTCTGGCAGCTGCATGGGTGCTTACGCAGGAATTGAAAAGAAAAGAGAGGGCTGGTTTACTCACAGGCAAAGAAGTGAAGATAACGGTAGGAAAGTCTGCTTCGCTGGCTGAGCTGCTGCTCAATTTTATTCTCGGTTTTATTCTTGGCTATAAGATAATTGGATTATTCCTGGCCGATAATGAGCAAAGCGCCGACCCGCAGGCATTCATTTTTTCCGGTGAAGGGAATCTTCCTGTAGGTCTTGCATTAGGTATCCTCTTTGCCGGATTGAAATGGTGGGAAAAGAATAAACAAAAACTGGAAAAACCCGAAGAGCGAACCATCCGCATCTGGCCACACGACAGGGTAGGAGACCTCGTGATCTACGCAGCTTTCTTCGGATTCCTTGGCGCCAAGATCTTCCATAACCTCGAGAACTGGAATGATTTTGTAAAGAACCCCATCGAAGCGCTGCTCTCATTCAGCGGCCTCACATTTTATGGAGGTTTGATCTGCGCTGCCGCTGCTATTTATTATTACGCGAAAAAACATAATATTGGCTTCAAACATCTGGCCGACGCTGCCGCACCCGGATTACTGCTGGCATATGCCGTAGGCCGAATCGGCTGCCAGGTGGCTGGTGATGGCGACTGGGGCATTCTCAACAGCGCCTACGTAACCGGCCCCGACAGTAAAGCTGTACTGGCAGACACCAGCACTTTCAAGCAGGCCCTGGAATCCAACAGCAATTTCTATCTCAAAACATTCAAGTCCGTTGGTGTAACCAGTATCGATCAGGTACCCCATACATCTGCAGTGGCACCTTCCTGGCTTCCCGACTGGATGGTAGCCTACAGCTACCCTCACAACGTGATCAATGAAGGCGTAACCATTCCAGGCTGCGTGGATGAACAGTACTGCAGTCATCTGCCTGTTCCTGTATTTCCCACGCCTTTCTACGAAACAGTTGTCTGCCTGATCTTCTTCTTCCTGCTCTGGGCGTTCCGTAAGCGCTTATCCGCCCCCGGTAGTATGTTTGCCGTTTATCTGATCGTGAATGGCATCGAGCGATTCCTGGTAGAAAAGATCCGCGTGAACACCAAATACGATTTCGGATGGATCCATCCCACACAGGCTGAACTGATCTCCACCGGACTGGTGATTGCCGGTCTCGCGCTCTATTTCTACGTGAACCGTAAAAAGAAGGCCACTGCCTGA
- a CDS encoding TonB-dependent receptor domain-containing protein, which produces MRKLHVQILTIALIFTTTSIAIAQTGKVSGKVLDNKQAPLAAATVAILKQSDSSSIAMKATDRSGRFLVGGLPAGRFFLQVSATGHQTTYSKIFDISSGTTDIELPVITLTAESKELGSVTVVATRPAVEQKIDRTVVNVDATISNIGTNALDVLEKSPGVQVDKDGNISLKGKQGVMVLIDGRPSYLSAADLANMLRGMQSSQLDQIEIMTNPPAKYDASGNSGIINIKTKKNKARGFNGSVNLGAGQGKYFKTWESISLNYRDAKFNLFANYGFDRSNNFQQLDIHRDYWNKEHSEMTGMIDQLSYNRRKFINHNLKLGMDIFLSKSTTVGFVLSGFTNQRNAIGENTSWLKNAAGVPDSSVDADSDTKEQWKNGSVNLNLRHQFDTSGRELTVDLDYITYRASNDQDFINTSRNTTGELMNQDFLKGDLPAEITIRTAKFDYTHPLNKNTRFEAGAKTGYVTNDSKANYFNGSQNGHGVAYIIDYDKTNFFDYKENINAAYINLNHKFNDKWGVQAGLRYENTNYKGFQYGNPTKPDSSFTNSYNSLFPTFYLSYAPVKKHQFGLSFGRRIERPAYQDMNPFMFFIDKFTYGRGNPFLRPQYASNFELNHIWNGMLTTSFQYSETRDVMNELFQQARGGNGKDSLATIVTRGNIGKKRFVGGSMNLQWQVTKWYSTNVYVNYGYNEYKGWNGGSEINISRANLFAKINNQFRFEKGWSAEISGWWSSRQVEGQIMLEPMGRVDMAVGKQVLKSKGTIKLSVRDLFFTQVVNGKMSFNDTDATFRNTRDNRVVSINFNYRFGKQMNNNNQRKRSSSEEQNRVRAGE; this is translated from the coding sequence ATGAGAAAGCTACACGTTCAAATCCTGACAATCGCTTTGATCTTTACAACAACCAGTATAGCCATCGCACAGACCGGCAAGGTTTCCGGAAAAGTGCTCGACAACAAACAGGCACCGCTGGCCGCCGCCACGGTTGCCATTCTGAAGCAGTCCGATTCAAGTTCCATAGCCATGAAAGCCACAGACAGATCGGGACGCTTCCTGGTAGGCGGGTTGCCTGCAGGCCGGTTCTTCCTGCAGGTATCTGCTACCGGTCACCAAACAACTTATTCCAAAATATTCGATATCAGTTCCGGGACTACTGATATTGAATTACCTGTAATTACATTGACAGCCGAATCCAAAGAGCTGGGCAGCGTAACGGTGGTAGCCACCAGGCCGGCGGTAGAACAGAAGATCGACCGCACTGTAGTGAACGTAGACGCCACTATCAGTAATATCGGCACCAATGCCCTGGATGTGCTGGAGAAATCGCCGGGCGTGCAGGTGGACAAGGACGGCAATATCAGCCTCAAGGGAAAGCAGGGAGTGATGGTATTGATAGATGGAAGGCCCAGCTACCTCAGCGCCGCCGACCTGGCCAATATGCTCCGCGGCATGCAAAGCTCACAGCTTGACCAGATCGAGATCATGACCAATCCTCCCGCCAAATATGATGCTTCCGGCAACTCGGGGATCATCAATATCAAAACAAAGAAGAATAAGGCCCGCGGCTTCAACGGCTCCGTGAACCTGGGAGCCGGACAGGGAAAATATTTCAAAACCTGGGAGAGCATCAGCCTGAATTACAGGGACGCCAAATTCAATCTCTTTGCCAATTACGGATTTGATCGCTCCAACAATTTCCAGCAACTCGATATCCACCGTGATTACTGGAACAAAGAGCATTCTGAAATGACCGGCATGATCGATCAGCTGAGCTACAATCGCAGAAAATTCATCAACCATAACCTGAAACTGGGAATGGATATCTTTCTGAGCAAATCCACCACAGTAGGTTTTGTACTCTCAGGATTCACCAACCAGCGAAACGCGATTGGAGAAAATACAAGCTGGCTGAAGAATGCTGCCGGTGTGCCAGACTCTTCAGTAGATGCAGACTCAGACACGAAAGAGCAATGGAAGAACGGAAGCGTCAACCTCAACTTGCGTCACCAGTTCGATACATCCGGCCGTGAACTCACAGTTGATCTGGATTATATTACATACAGAGCCTCCAACGATCAAGACTTCATTAATACCAGCAGGAACACTACAGGAGAACTTATGAACCAGGATTTCCTGAAAGGCGATCTTCCTGCAGAGATCACCATCAGAACAGCCAAGTTCGATTATACGCATCCGTTAAACAAGAATACCCGCTTTGAAGCCGGGGCCAAAACAGGCTACGTGACCAACGACAGCAAAGCAAATTATTTCAATGGAAGTCAAAATGGACATGGTGTAGCGTATATCATTGACTACGACAAAACAAATTTCTTCGATTATAAAGAAAACATCAACGCAGCCTATATCAATTTAAATCACAAGTTCAATGATAAATGGGGTGTGCAGGCAGGACTTCGTTACGAGAATACCAATTACAAAGGATTCCAGTATGGCAATCCCACAAAACCCGACTCTTCTTTCACCAACTCTTACAACAGTCTTTTCCCAACTTTCTACCTGAGCTATGCGCCTGTGAAGAAACACCAGTTTGGTCTCTCTTTCGGCAGAAGGATCGAAAGGCCCGCTTACCAGGATATGAACCCCTTCATGTTCTTTATAGACAAGTTCACATATGGCAGGGGCAATCCATTCCTTCGTCCTCAATACGCCAGCAATTTTGAGTTGAACCATATCTGGAATGGCATGCTCACCACATCATTCCAGTACAGTGAAACCCGCGATGTAATGAACGAACTCTTCCAACAAGCTAGAGGAGGAAATGGAAAAGACAGTCTGGCAACAATTGTAACCAGAGGGAATATCGGCAAAAAGAGATTCGTTGGCGGATCCATGAACCTTCAATGGCAGGTGACAAAATGGTACAGCACCAATGTATATGTTAACTATGGTTACAATGAGTATAAAGGTTGGAATGGAGGTTCAGAGATCAATATCAGTCGTGCCAACCTCTTTGCCAAGATCAACAACCAGTTCCGTTTCGAGAAAGGATGGAGTGCAGAGATCAGCGGCTGGTGGAGCAGCAGACAGGTGGAAGGTCAGATCATGCTCGAACCGATGGGCAGGGTAGATATGGCAGTAGGTAAGCAGGTGCTGAAGAGCAAGGGCACCATCAAACTGTCTGTTCGTGATCTCTTCTTCACACAAGTTGTTAATGGCAAAATGAGCTTCAACGATACGGATGCCACATTCAGGAATACAAGAGACAATCGCGTGGTGAGCATCAATTTCAATTATCGTTTCGGGAAACAAATGAACAACAACAATCAGCGCAAACGCAGCAGCAGCGAGGAACAGAACCGCGTGCGGGCAGGAGAGTAG
- a CDS encoding RNA polymerase sigma factor — translation MKIAAGDEISFAELTKLHWPQVYGTAVRITKSPEQAKDLAQEMFIKLWNNRNKLPGVENIKAYIYVSARNLVMDFMEKKVLHPSNIQNLSDYFTDDSIHHPLASLELKELEQTVAAAIRSLPEKTRRVFELHRFGGKSHKEIAVLLDISEVSSKTYIVRALKDIRLYLSKHAGDNPLLLVFLLGKFFY, via the coding sequence TTGAAGATAGCAGCAGGAGATGAAATAAGTTTCGCGGAACTGACAAAGCTCCACTGGCCACAGGTTTACGGTACCGCAGTACGGATAACCAAATCCCCCGAGCAGGCCAAAGACCTTGCACAGGAAATGTTCATCAAACTTTGGAACAACAGGAATAAACTGCCTGGGGTTGAAAATATCAAAGCCTATATCTACGTATCAGCGCGGAATCTCGTGATGGATTTCATGGAGAAGAAAGTACTCCACCCCTCAAATATCCAGAACCTGTCTGATTATTTCACAGATGATTCCATCCATCATCCTCTTGCCAGCCTCGAACTGAAAGAACTTGAGCAGACTGTAGCCGCCGCGATACGGTCCTTACCTGAGAAGACGAGACGGGTGTTCGAGCTCCACCGGTTTGGTGGAAAAAGCCATAAAGAAATTGCAGTCCTGCTCGATATCTCCGAAGTAAGCTCCAAGACCTATATTGTAAGAGCACTCAAAGACATTCGTCTTTATCTCTCTAAACATGCCGGCGACAATCCTTTGCTGCTGGTGTTCCTCCTCGGTAAATTTTTCTATTAA
- a CDS encoding FecR family protein, translating to MTGITVKVLWEKYLQGTATLAELEQLRSSFSQPEYRAVFDGLLQDAFTDPRNIETGDYNVDEMVSSLMLKLKEENNSQPVVRRMTPKRWIWMAASLLLFAVAGMYLWSNKASQHNQSNPSIAVKEDLPPGDDGAILTLSDGRQVVLDSLGNGLVAHQNGSDVMLENGRLLYDPKGEGMHAPSYNTMSTPRGRQFQMILPDGSKVWLNAASSIRYPVAFNGTERKVEITGEVYIEVKKNAARPFVVQGNDFELQVLGTGFNINSYADNGAVKATLVEGSVKMRLVSDSIGVLLRPGEQWIYNANTGNPKVVRSADMDHVLAWKEKRFSFNGNIRSIMNELARWYDVELNYEGNIPDKELEGGFTREIELQKVLEILKVVAGAEFELKGKLLTIRASK from the coding sequence ATGACCGGGATTACGGTTAAAGTATTATGGGAGAAATACCTGCAGGGAACAGCCACGCTTGCTGAACTGGAACAGTTGAGATCATCTTTCAGCCAGCCTGAATACCGCGCTGTATTTGATGGCTTGCTGCAGGATGCATTTACAGATCCCCGCAACATTGAAACTGGCGATTACAATGTTGATGAAATGGTAAGCAGCCTGATGCTGAAACTGAAAGAGGAAAACAACAGTCAACCAGTTGTACGCAGGATGACACCCAAACGCTGGATCTGGATGGCAGCTTCCCTGTTATTGTTTGCTGTTGCCGGAATGTATCTGTGGAGCAATAAGGCTTCGCAGCATAACCAAAGCAATCCTTCAATAGCAGTCAAAGAAGATCTGCCGCCAGGAGATGATGGCGCCATTCTTACTTTGTCTGACGGCAGGCAGGTGGTGCTTGACAGTCTGGGCAATGGCCTGGTAGCGCATCAGAATGGCAGTGATGTGATGCTGGAGAACGGCAGGCTGTTATACGATCCCAAGGGAGAAGGAATGCATGCGCCTTCCTACAATACCATGTCCACTCCCAGGGGCCGTCAGTTCCAGATGATCTTGCCCGATGGCAGTAAGGTATGGCTCAATGCCGCATCGAGTATCCGTTATCCTGTAGCGTTCAACGGAACTGAAAGAAAAGTGGAAATAACAGGTGAAGTGTATATCGAAGTGAAAAAGAATGCTGCCCGTCCATTTGTTGTGCAGGGTAATGATTTTGAGTTACAGGTACTGGGAACTGGTTTCAATATCAATTCCTATGCTGACAATGGGGCTGTGAAAGCCACGCTGGTGGAAGGTTCCGTGAAGATGCGACTGGTATCGGACAGCATTGGTGTGTTGCTCAGACCTGGTGAACAATGGATATACAACGCAAATACTGGAAACCCTAAAGTGGTACGGTCTGCCGATATGGACCATGTGCTCGCCTGGAAAGAAAAGCGATTTTCCTTCAACGGAAATATCCGCAGCATCATGAATGAGCTGGCCAGGTGGTACGATGTGGAACTGAACTATGAAGGCAATATCCCCGATAAAGAATTGGAAGGAGGCTTCACCCGTGAAATAGAATTGCAGAAAGTGCTGGAGATCCTGAAAGTAGTGGCAGGAGCGGAATTTGAACTGAAAGGAAAACTGCTCACCATCAGAGCATCGAAATAA